One genomic segment of Actinoplanes ianthinogenes includes these proteins:
- the thrS gene encoding threonine--tRNA ligase, translating into MSAPRVPAAADPLVVPAGTTAADAVAAAGLPATGPKAVVVVREADGRLRDLHWTPAADTEVVPVAIDSPDGLDVLRHSTAHVLAQAVQDVFPEAKLGIGPPIRDGFYYDFDVEKPFQPEDLTKLEKRMQEIVKAGQTFHRREYSSLDEAKAELHAEPFKLELVDIKGDVDEEAAAVGAGELTHYDNLDRDGKRVWGDLCRGPHLPSTRLIPAFKLMRSAAAYWRGSEKNPQLQRIYGTAWPSRDELKAYLNRLAEAERRDHRKLGTELDLFSFPDEIGSGLVVFHPKGGVIKREMEDYVRARHIEEGFQYVGSPHITKEGLFHTSGHLPYYKDTMFPPMELEGANYYLKAMNCPMHNLIFRSRGRSYRELPMRLFEFGTVYRYEKSGVVHGLTRVRGLTQDDSHSYVTAEQAPGEIKHLLNFVRSLLDDFGLDDYYLELSTRDPQSDKFIGTDEQWETATGVLEQVAKESGLELVLDPGGAAFYGPKISVQAKDAIGRTWQMSTIQYDFNMPARFGLEYQAADGSRQEPVMIHSAKFGSIERFFGVLVEHYAGAFPAWLAPVQVVGIPIRDDHADYLAEFVARLRKEGIRAEVDYSTDRMQKKIRTAQQQKIPFMAIAGDDDVNGGTVSFRYRDGSQRNGVSIDEAVAHVVEVVRSRVNTGPSAV; encoded by the coding sequence GTGTCTGCACCCCGGGTACCCGCTGCGGCCGACCCACTAGTCGTCCCGGCCGGGACTACGGCGGCCGACGCGGTGGCGGCCGCCGGGCTCCCGGCCACCGGGCCGAAAGCGGTCGTCGTGGTCCGCGAGGCCGACGGCCGGCTGCGTGACCTGCACTGGACGCCCGCCGCCGACACCGAGGTCGTCCCGGTCGCGATCGACTCCCCGGACGGTCTGGACGTGCTGCGGCACTCGACCGCGCACGTGCTCGCGCAGGCCGTGCAGGACGTCTTCCCGGAGGCGAAGCTGGGCATCGGCCCGCCGATCCGGGACGGTTTCTACTACGACTTCGACGTGGAGAAACCGTTCCAGCCGGAGGACCTGACGAAGCTCGAGAAGCGGATGCAGGAGATCGTCAAGGCCGGGCAGACGTTCCACCGCCGGGAGTACTCGTCGCTCGACGAGGCCAAGGCGGAGCTGCACGCCGAGCCGTTCAAGCTGGAGCTGGTCGACATCAAGGGTGACGTCGACGAGGAGGCCGCGGCGGTCGGCGCCGGCGAGCTGACCCATTACGACAACCTGGACAGGGACGGCAAGCGCGTCTGGGGCGACCTCTGCCGGGGACCGCACCTGCCGTCGACCCGGCTGATCCCGGCGTTCAAGCTGATGCGCTCGGCCGCCGCCTACTGGCGCGGGTCCGAGAAGAACCCCCAACTTCAAAGGATTTACGGTACGGCCTGGCCGTCGCGGGACGAGCTCAAGGCGTACCTTAATCGTCTTGCCGAAGCCGAGCGCCGGGACCACCGCAAGCTGGGCACCGAGCTGGATCTGTTCTCCTTCCCCGATGAGATCGGGTCGGGTCTCGTGGTCTTCCACCCGAAGGGTGGCGTGATCAAGCGCGAGATGGAGGACTACGTCCGGGCCCGCCACATCGAGGAGGGCTTCCAGTACGTCGGCAGCCCGCACATCACCAAGGAAGGGCTGTTCCACACCTCGGGACACCTGCCCTACTACAAGGACACGATGTTCCCCCCGATGGAGCTGGAGGGGGCGAACTACTACCTCAAGGCGATGAACTGCCCGATGCACAACCTGATCTTCAGGTCGCGCGGGCGGTCCTACCGTGAGCTGCCGATGCGGCTGTTCGAGTTCGGCACGGTCTACCGCTACGAGAAGTCCGGCGTGGTGCACGGCCTGACCCGGGTGCGCGGCCTGACCCAGGACGACTCGCACTCCTACGTCACCGCCGAGCAGGCCCCGGGCGAGATCAAGCACCTGCTGAACTTCGTCCGCTCGCTGCTCGACGACTTCGGACTGGACGACTACTACCTGGAGCTGTCGACCCGGGACCCGCAGAGCGACAAGTTCATCGGCACGGACGAGCAGTGGGAGACCGCGACCGGCGTCCTGGAGCAGGTGGCCAAGGAGTCCGGGCTGGAACTGGTGCTCGACCCGGGCGGCGCGGCGTTCTACGGCCCGAAGATCAGCGTGCAGGCCAAGGACGCGATCGGCCGCACCTGGCAGATGTCCACCATTCAGTACGACTTCAACATGCCGGCCCGGTTCGGCCTGGAGTACCAGGCGGCCGACGGCAGCCGGCAGGAGCCGGTGATGATCCACTCGGCGAAGTTCGGGTCGATCGAGCGGTTCTTCGGCGTGCTGGTCGAGCACTACGCGGGCGCGTTCCCGGCCTGGCTGGCGCCGGTGCAGGTGGTCGGCATCCCGATCCGCGACGACCACGCCGACTATCTGGCCGAGTTCGTCGCGCGGTTGCGCAAGGAGGGCATCCGGGCCGAGGTGGACTACTCCACCGACCGGATGCAGAAGAAGATCCGGACCGCGCAGCAGCAGAAGATCCCGTTCATGGCGATCGCCGGCGACGACGACGTGAACGGCGGCACCGTGTCGTTCCGGTACCGGGACGGCTCCCAGCGCAACGGCGTCTCGATCGACGAGGCCGTCGCGCACGTCGTCGAGGTGGTTCGCTCCCGGGTCAACACCGGCCCCTCGGCGGTCTGA
- a CDS encoding ADP-ribosylglycohydrolase family protein, with translation MSFTLFPGTRLALACESLAGLSVGDALGAQYFMPGNKPADLLEGRTPDPPWDWTDDTEQACCLVATLAQGDFDRDAFAARLGAVFEPYRGYGPGAVVMLRQIREGLPWPIAAAAAFNGQGSCGNGAAMRAAPLGAWHADSLQHAAVQGARAAEVTHAHPEGIAGGVAVAVAAAFAAAARLDGLRPEPGQLLRATALHTAPSVVRDGLGEAVPVKGVEEAAARLGSGGQATAQDTVPFALWVADRYLDDYPAAVAACVVAGGDVDTTAAIAGGVVAAYTGADGIPGDWLAAREPLPAWLAAASGE, from the coding sequence ATGTCTTTCACACTCTTCCCCGGTACGCGACTCGCGTTGGCGTGCGAGAGCCTGGCCGGCCTCAGTGTCGGCGACGCCCTCGGCGCCCAGTACTTCATGCCCGGCAACAAGCCCGCCGACCTGCTCGAGGGCCGCACTCCGGACCCGCCCTGGGACTGGACCGACGACACCGAGCAGGCGTGCTGCCTGGTGGCGACGCTCGCCCAGGGCGACTTCGACCGGGACGCCTTCGCGGCCCGCCTCGGTGCGGTCTTCGAGCCCTATCGGGGCTACGGCCCGGGGGCGGTGGTCATGCTCCGGCAGATCCGCGAGGGGCTGCCCTGGCCGATCGCGGCCGCCGCGGCGTTCAACGGGCAGGGCTCGTGCGGCAACGGCGCGGCCATGCGCGCGGCGCCGCTGGGCGCCTGGCACGCCGACTCGCTCCAGCACGCCGCGGTCCAGGGCGCCCGGGCCGCCGAGGTGACCCACGCGCACCCGGAGGGGATCGCGGGCGGGGTGGCGGTGGCGGTGGCCGCCGCGTTCGCCGCCGCCGCCCGGCTCGACGGGTTACGGCCCGAGCCGGGACAGTTGCTGCGCGCGACGGCGCTGCACACCGCGCCGAGCGTGGTCCGCGACGGGCTCGGTGAGGCGGTCCCGGTCAAGGGCGTCGAGGAGGCCGCGGCCCGGCTGGGCAGCGGGGGACAGGCGACCGCGCAGGACACCGTGCCGTTCGCGCTCTGGGTGGCCGACCGATACCTGGACGACTATCCGGCGGCCGTGGCGGCGTGCGTGGTGGCCGGCGGGGACGTGGACACCACCGCGGCGATCGCCGGGGGAGTGGTGGCGGCGTACACCGGGGCCGACGGGATCCCGGGTGACTGGCTCGCCGCCCGGGAACCGCTTCCGGCGTGGCTTGCCGCCGCGAGCGGAGAGTAA
- a CDS encoding response regulator transcription factor, producing MATVLLVEDDHVVRGAMLRSLADRGHAVHAVGTALEALRRVAAETPDLVVLDLGLPDLDGSDALRMLRGITDVPIIIATARDDEQTVVRLLRAGADDYMVKPFTGAHLDARIATVLRRVGRASRAAQPAVHEVGDLRVDVGERSATLGDQPLALTRKEFDLLAYLAARPGRVVSRRELLEEVWRQPSVGEDQTIDVHLYWLRRKLGESAAKPRYLRTVRGVGFRLVAPD from the coding sequence ATGGCCACGGTGTTGCTCGTCGAGGACGATCACGTCGTGCGCGGCGCCATGCTCCGTTCGCTCGCCGACCGGGGGCACGCCGTGCACGCCGTCGGCACCGCGCTGGAGGCTCTCCGGCGGGTCGCCGCGGAGACCCCCGACCTCGTCGTGCTCGACCTCGGGCTGCCCGACCTGGACGGGTCGGACGCGCTGCGGATGCTGCGGGGCATCACCGACGTGCCGATCATCATCGCCACCGCGCGTGACGACGAGCAGACCGTCGTGCGCCTGCTCCGGGCCGGCGCCGACGACTACATGGTGAAACCGTTCACCGGCGCTCACCTGGACGCGCGGATCGCCACCGTGCTCCGCCGGGTCGGCCGGGCCAGCCGTGCCGCCCAGCCCGCCGTCCACGAGGTGGGCGACTTGCGGGTTGACGTGGGCGAGCGGAGCGCTACCCTCGGCGACCAGCCACTTGCTCTGACCCGCAAGGAGTTCGACCTGCTGGCGTACCTCGCCGCCCGCCCGGGCCGGGTGGTTTCCCGTCGTGAGCTGTTGGAGGAGGTATGGCGACAGCCATCGGTCGGCGAGGACCAGACCATCGACGTGCATTTGTACTGGCTCCGCCGGAAACTGGGCGAGTCCGCGGCGAAGCCCCGCTACCTGCGCACCGTGCGGGGGGTCGGATTCCGGTTGGTGGCGCCGGACTGA
- a CDS encoding HAMP domain-containing sensor histidine kinase gives MRLAYTTAATTAVAALVFLIPLGWGLRSDHRDEALAEAAQRTSTVAGAIVAGAGQKGVAAAIAEAGNPVVHVPGLAPSDGGRASAQQIDQAASKPEASVIGVPGGMVRLQPVTAGGKSWVVEAFVPNAELNTNTARDWWLLLGLAVILVGGSVIVVDRLARNTVTSANNLVGAALAVGDGDLDVRISPSGPRELAEAGYAFNRMADRLVTSRTDERELVADLSHRLRTPLTALRLDAEALDPDDTQIIDLTADEVDRRRGIRRIRQAIATLEGEVNSLINTTRQAVAAQVAAAPEEGLCDASEVVRERMTFWSALAGDQNRQYRVVGAQMRIPVPVARAELAAALDAILGNVFRYTPQGTAFEVALSRRDGWVALRVDDAGPGIPDPEKALRRGQSQQGSTGLGLDIARRLTQSTGGSVSLDRATMGGASVVMLIADAEATPKTPSRFGLVGRGRLGRRPS, from the coding sequence TTGCGGCTGGCGTACACGACCGCTGCCACCACCGCCGTCGCCGCACTGGTCTTCCTGATCCCGCTGGGCTGGGGCCTGCGTTCCGACCACCGCGACGAGGCGCTCGCCGAGGCTGCTCAGAGGACCTCCACGGTGGCCGGCGCGATCGTCGCCGGCGCCGGGCAGAAAGGCGTGGCCGCCGCGATCGCCGAGGCCGGCAACCCGGTGGTGCACGTTCCCGGACTGGCGCCCAGCGACGGTGGCCGGGCCAGCGCCCAGCAGATCGACCAGGCCGCGAGCAAGCCCGAGGCCAGCGTCATCGGCGTGCCGGGCGGCATGGTCCGGCTCCAGCCGGTCACCGCGGGCGGCAAGTCCTGGGTGGTCGAGGCGTTCGTGCCGAACGCCGAGCTCAACACGAACACCGCCCGCGACTGGTGGCTGCTGCTCGGCCTGGCCGTGATCCTGGTCGGCGGGTCGGTGATCGTGGTCGACCGGCTCGCCCGCAACACCGTCACCTCGGCCAACAACCTGGTCGGGGCGGCCCTCGCGGTCGGCGACGGCGACCTGGACGTGCGCATCTCCCCGTCCGGCCCGCGCGAGCTGGCCGAGGCCGGTTACGCGTTCAACCGGATGGCCGACCGCCTGGTCACCTCCCGCACCGACGAGCGCGAGCTGGTCGCCGACCTGTCGCACCGGCTGCGCACCCCGCTCACCGCGCTGCGCCTGGACGCCGAGGCGCTCGACCCGGACGACACCCAGATCATCGACCTGACCGCCGACGAGGTGGACCGGCGGCGCGGCATCCGGCGCATCCGGCAGGCCATCGCCACCCTCGAGGGCGAGGTCAACTCCCTGATCAACACCACCCGGCAGGCGGTCGCCGCCCAGGTGGCCGCCGCGCCCGAGGAGGGTCTGTGCGACGCCAGCGAGGTGGTCCGGGAGCGGATGACGTTCTGGTCGGCGCTGGCCGGCGACCAGAACAGGCAGTACCGGGTGGTCGGCGCGCAGATGCGGATCCCGGTCCCGGTGGCCCGCGCCGAGCTGGCCGCCGCGCTGGACGCGATCCTCGGCAACGTGTTCCGGTACACCCCGCAGGGCACCGCGTTCGAGGTGGCGCTCTCCCGCCGGGACGGCTGGGTGGCACTGCGGGTCGACGACGCCGGCCCGGGCATCCCCGACCCGGAGAAAGCGCTGCGCCGCGGCCAGAGCCAGCAGGGCTCGACCGGCCTGGGCCTGGACATCGCCCGCCGGCTGACCCAGTCCACCGGCGGCTCGGTCAGCCTGGACCGGGCCACCATGGGCGGCGCCAGCGTGGTCATGCTGATCGCCGACGCCGAGGCCACCCCCAAGACACCGAGTCGTTTCGGACTGGTCGGCCGTGGCCGGCTGGGACGACGCCCCAGCTGA
- a CDS encoding RICIN domain-containing protein, which produces MLPVALGVALLGVGGVVGPSVIGSSVPDSPGRFALTALPSDAPDQGLVYEGLKPAAANALCAGSYVLFDETCTHGPDRVPTGLSVRKDVAPVTAATKLPSTVRVASSKVPADAEIARDLGGSALTPEAPALIPDPAPGNADFVLGPDGVPCESDGQSGKRVQALYLYSAGTASRYAKYVNSFRTWSGGVDAIYDASAGETGGSRHVRYVTTPDCTVAVSEVELPAGALDSFASTVKALGDLGYNRTDRKYLMFADTNVYCGIGTYVDDKRAGRTNRNNAGPSYARVDAGCWSSVMAAHELTHVLGAVLNGAPNGTGAGGCLDDYDLLCGADRANRTVRQACPKSHEVRLDCGHDDYFNTNPKPGSYLDTHWNVALSDFLLRSDGGDDIPDVPGAVDPDPTRDAPPPATTAPATPDPSPSSASPSPSTSAPAGDTPASPSPSVSAPTAPLPGVSAAPGAQVAVEPAAFQPRAENGANGSGDQDAGAPQPPTGASDVQAALEIRDATSMSVRLIWSAASDDATYQVEVDGEPVATTKATRARLIGLKPDATYKVEITSKTQRYHATGTARTAPAARPVQNSYFVLTNSMTGGAADLYAARTADGTPATLGPADGGNQQQWQLVPAADEGSYTLVSRASGKCLLPLGGSAVAGAPLVQGDCKSAGTQWRLQASNFGFTLRNGTGDLAVGVGSQRFGWHRVLTLEPDTGQRHQSWTAVPS; this is translated from the coding sequence ATGCTTCCGGTGGCTCTCGGCGTGGCCCTGCTCGGCGTCGGCGGTGTGGTCGGCCCCAGCGTGATCGGCAGCTCCGTCCCCGACAGTCCCGGCAGGTTCGCGCTCACCGCGCTGCCCTCCGACGCGCCCGACCAGGGCCTGGTCTACGAGGGCCTGAAACCGGCCGCCGCCAACGCGCTCTGCGCCGGGTCGTACGTGCTCTTCGACGAGACGTGCACGCACGGCCCGGACCGGGTGCCCACCGGCCTGTCGGTCCGCAAGGACGTCGCCCCGGTCACCGCCGCCACCAAGCTCCCGTCGACCGTCCGGGTGGCCTCCTCGAAGGTCCCGGCGGACGCCGAGATCGCCCGCGACCTGGGTGGCAGCGCGCTCACCCCGGAGGCGCCGGCGCTCATCCCGGACCCGGCCCCGGGCAACGCCGACTTCGTGCTCGGCCCGGACGGCGTGCCCTGCGAGAGCGACGGGCAGAGCGGCAAGCGGGTGCAGGCGCTGTACCTGTACTCGGCCGGCACGGCCAGCCGGTACGCCAAGTACGTCAACTCGTTCCGCACCTGGTCCGGCGGCGTCGACGCGATCTACGACGCCAGCGCCGGGGAGACCGGTGGCTCCCGGCACGTGCGCTACGTGACCACGCCGGACTGCACGGTCGCCGTCTCCGAGGTGGAGCTGCCGGCCGGCGCACTCGACTCGTTCGCCAGCACCGTCAAGGCGCTCGGCGACCTCGGCTACAACCGGACCGACCGCAAATACCTCATGTTCGCCGACACCAACGTCTACTGCGGCATCGGCACCTACGTCGACGACAAGCGCGCCGGCCGGACCAACCGGAACAACGCCGGCCCGTCCTACGCCCGGGTCGACGCCGGCTGCTGGAGCTCGGTGATGGCCGCGCACGAACTGACCCACGTGCTCGGCGCGGTGCTCAACGGCGCGCCGAACGGCACCGGCGCGGGCGGCTGCCTGGACGACTACGACCTGCTCTGCGGCGCCGACCGGGCGAACCGCACGGTCCGCCAGGCCTGCCCCAAGTCGCACGAGGTGCGGCTGGACTGCGGCCACGACGACTACTTCAACACCAACCCGAAGCCCGGCAGCTACCTGGACACCCACTGGAACGTGGCGCTCAGCGACTTCCTGCTGCGCAGCGACGGCGGCGACGACATCCCGGACGTGCCCGGCGCGGTCGACCCGGACCCGACCCGGGACGCCCCGCCGCCGGCCACCACCGCACCGGCCACGCCCGACCCGTCGCCCAGCTCGGCCTCCCCCAGCCCGAGCACCAGCGCCCCGGCCGGCGACACCCCGGCCAGTCCCTCGCCGAGCGTGTCGGCGCCGACCGCGCCGCTGCCCGGCGTGAGCGCCGCACCCGGCGCGCAGGTGGCGGTCGAGCCGGCCGCCTTCCAGCCGCGCGCCGAGAACGGCGCCAACGGCTCCGGCGACCAGGACGCCGGCGCGCCCCAGCCGCCCACCGGCGCCTCCGACGTGCAGGCCGCGCTGGAGATCCGCGACGCGACCAGCATGTCGGTCCGGCTGATCTGGAGCGCCGCGTCCGACGACGCGACGTACCAGGTCGAGGTGGACGGCGAACCGGTGGCCACCACGAAGGCGACCCGGGCCCGGCTGATCGGCCTGAAACCGGACGCCACCTACAAGGTGGAGATCACCAGCAAGACGCAGCGCTACCACGCGACCGGCACGGCGCGGACCGCCCCGGCGGCCCGCCCGGTGCAGAACTCGTACTTCGTCCTGACCAACTCGATGACCGGCGGCGCGGCCGACCTCTACGCGGCCCGCACGGCCGACGGCACGCCGGCCACCCTCGGCCCGGCCGACGGCGGCAACCAGCAGCAGTGGCAGCTGGTCCCGGCGGCCGACGAGGGCAGCTACACGCTCGTCTCCCGGGCCAGCGGCAAGTGCCTGCTGCCGCTCGGCGGCAGCGCGGTGGCCGGTGCGCCGCTGGTGCAGGGCGACTGCAAGAGCGCCGGCACCCAGTGGCGGCTCCAGGCGTCCAACTTCGGTTTCACGCTCCGCAACGGCACCGGCGACCTGGCCGTCGGCGTCGGCAGCC